The Flavobacteriales bacterium DNA window GTTAGGAGTAATAGGGGCTACAGCAATGGCCTTTTTAATGGGATTAGCTGATGATGCATACAACACCAAGCCTTGGCTTAAGTTTTTTGTCCAACTAATCTGTGGTATACTATTAATATTCTCAGGTGATTATATTCATTTTTTTGAAATTGAACTTCTTAATTACGCCTTAACCATTTTATGGATTATTGGTATTATGAATTCCATTAATATGCTCGACAATATGGATGGAATAACCGGTACTGTTTCCATTTTTATTCTCTTAATCTGTATCTCCTTTTTAGCCATAAATGGGAACTATGCCTCTTTCGACTTTATTGTAATGTTAGGAGTATTATCATCATTGATCGCTTTTTTGTTTTACAATTGGAATCCATCTAAAATGTTTATGGGCGACACAGGCAGTCAATTTTTAGGGATGTTTATTGCAGCCATGGGGATAAAGTACATCTGGAATAGTACTACTTTTGATGGGGATTCTGAAAGTCTTCAAAAGATTTTCACTGTTTTAATCGCTTTTATTCTTCCTATTGTCGATACCACAACTGTTATCATCAACAGGCTATCCAGAAAACAATCTCCTTTTATTGGGGGAAAAGACCACACTACCCACCACTTATCCTACTTAGGACTATCCGACAGTAGAGTGGGATTCATATTCTTAGGCTTATCTATTATCTCTTTAATTATTTGTATAGGTATATTCAAATTCATTGATACATGGAGGTGGTATCATTCTGCTATTTTATTAGTCTATTTTTTAATTATCTTTGGCTTTCTATTTGGGTTTACCCAAATCAATAAAGACAAAAGAAAATGATTTATAAACTACTAATTATCTTTACTTTTTCAATCTTTAGCTTATTTCTCCTAACTAACTGTGAAGAAAAACAAGCGCAAGAAGAGTTACCAAAAATTCAAGAAAACAGATTAGAGACTGAAAAGAAACATAATGCTCCCCCCCATTATGAATATCGAATAAATGCCCCAAAAACTCCTAAGGACATTCATTTTTGTAATGAACCTGTACCTGTGAATCAAGCCTTTATTTATGAAAAGCTAGACCGAGAATTACTCGTCAATATGTATTGGCAATCTCAAACATTTTTATTTATCAAACGTGCTCAAAAATGGTTTCCTATTATTGAACCCATCCTAAAGGAACATCATATTCCAGATGACTTTAAATACCTCGCTTTAATCGAAAGTGGGCTAATGAATGTAACCTCTCCTTCTGGAGCAAAAGGTTTTTGGCAATTTATGCCCTCAACTGCTAAAGGGTTAAATCTTGAAGTAAATGCCTATGTAGATGAGCGATATCATGTAGAAAAAGCAACTATTGCAGCTTGTGAATACCTAAACAAAGCTTACCAAAAGTTTGGAAGTTGGACATTAGCTGCTGCTTCATACAACATGGGAAAAGCGGGATTAAGCAACCGATTAACCCAACAAAAAGTTAAAAGCTATTATGACCTACTTCTAAACCAAGAAACAGGAAGATATGTTTATCGAATTCTAGCAGTAAAAACAATTCTTTCAAACCCTATTCAATATGGATTTTCTCTAGATCAAGAAGATTATTATACTTTACCTGATTATCAAACCATAACGATAGACAGTTCAATAACTAACCTTGTTTTGTTCTCTAAGTCGTTTGATATGACCTATATGGAGTTAAAAGCTTTGAATCCTTGGCTTAGAGACACCAACCTACCCAACAAGAATGGAAAAACTTATGCTATTAAAGTTTTAAAATAACCCGTAGTTTATGGATAATAAATTTGTTGTAGAAGAAGGAAACATTGAGGTCGTTGGAGCCAGAGCACACAACTTAAAAAACATTTCGATAGCTATTCCTAGGAATCAACTCGTTGTCATCACTGGGCTAAGTGGAAGCGGAAAATCTTCATTAGCTTTTGATACGATCTTTGCAGAAGGACAAAGAAGATATATGGAGACATTCTCTGCTTATGCTAGACAATTCATGGGGAATCTTAGCCGACCGGATGTAGATAAAATAACTGGTCTAAGCCCTGTAATTTCTATCGAACAAAAAACCGTTAGTAAAAGCCCTCGTTCTACGGTGGGGACCATTACAGAAATCTATGGTTTTTTAAGGTTACTTTATGCTAGAGCATCTACAGCAACTTCTCCAACAACAGGCGAGGAAATGATCAAATATTCTGAAAAAGAAATTCAGGAGTTGATCAACCAAAAATACCTAAACGAAAAAATAGTTGTACTAGCTCCTTTGGTTAAAGCAAGAAAGGGACATTATAGAGAACTATTTGAACGTTTAAATAAACAAGGTTTTTTAAAAGTAAGAGCCAATGGAGCAATTCAAGAGATTACTCCAGGCCTTAAACTTGATCGATACAAGACACATGATATTGAAGTGATCATAGATCGAATTAAGGTAGAAAAAAAGGCCAACAAAAGGTTAAACAAAGCTATAGAAGAAGCTTTAAAAAAGGGAAAAGGTGAATTAATCATTGTACATCACGACACCAATAAAGAGCAGCATTTTAGTCGCTTTTTGATGTGCCCCACTTCTGGTTTTTCATTACCTGAAGCTGAGCCCAATATTTTCTCTTTTAATTCACCTCATGGAGCTTGTACAAAATGTAACGGTATAGGAGAGGTTACTGAAATTGCTTTGGATAAAATTATTCCAGATGAAAAACTTTCTGTAAAAAAGGGTGGAATTGCTCCACTTGGAAAATACAGAGCCAATCATCTTTTTAAACAAGTTGAAATTATTCTTAAAAATGCTGGAGCAACTTTAGATACTCCAATTCATAAAATTCCAGAAAAAGTATTGAACACTCTTCTATATGGAAGTGATGAAATTATTAAATTCTTAGGAGATAATGGGGTCAATGAAATCGTTTCTAATTTTGAGGGGATTATCAATTTCGTTTCTAGACACAAAGACGAAACTTCTTCCAAACAAATACTGAGATGGGCCGAAAGCTTTACGAATAAAACAAAATGCAGTACTTGTAATGGAAGTCGATTGAAAGAAAGTGCCCTACTATATAAAATTGATGGAAAAGCAATCCATGAATTAACCCAAATGGACCTATCTGAATTAGCAATTTGGGTCAAAGAACTCCCCCAAAAGTTAACGAGACAACAGAACATCATTGCTAAAGATATCATTAAAGAAATTAATGATCGAGTTGGCTTTCTTTTAGAAGTAGGATTAGACTACTTATCACTCAACCTAAGTGCTAAAACCCTTTCTGGAGGGGAAGCACAACGTATTCGCCTTGCGACTCAAATAGGCTCTGAGTTAACAGGTGTTTTATACATTCTGGATGAACCATCAATTGGCCTTCACCAAAGAGACAACACAAGGCTGATTCAATCCCTTAAAAATTTAAGAGATGGTGGGAACTCTGTGATTGTTGTTGAACATGATAAAGAAATCATGTTAGAGTCAGATTATTTAATTGACATCGGCCCTGCAGCAGGTGTTAATGGAGGTCATATTGTCTCACAGGGGAAACCTGATGAGTTAAAAAACGAGCAATCAATTACCAGTCAATATGTTTCTGGAACCAAAGGTATAGCCGTTCCTAAAAAAAGAAGAAAAGGCAACGGCAACAGTATTGAAATAAAAGGAGCTACTGGACATAATTTAAAAAACGTAACCGTTAAATTTCCGCTTGAAAAGTTTATTTGCGTTACAGGGGTTTCTGGTAGTGGAAAATCATCATTAGTTAACGGGACCCTCTACCCTATTTTAAGTCAACACTTTTATAAATCTATTAAAAATCCACTTCCTTATAAAAAAGTAAATGGTTTAGAACATATCGATAAAGTCATAGAAATAGATCAATCTCCAATAGGAAGAACCCCACGTTCTAATCCAGCTACATATACCAATGTATTTGGTGATATTAGAGCCCTCTATGCCAATTTACCAGAATCTAAAATCAGAGGATATAAACCAGGAAGGTTTTCTTTTAATGTAAAAGGTGGTCGCTGTGAAGAATGTAAAGGTTCTGGAGTCAAAACAATTGAAATGAACTTTCTACCAGATGTTCTTGTAGAATGCGACACTTGCTTTGGAAAAAGATACAATCGAGAGACGTTAGAAGTAAGATACAAAGGAAAATCAATTAATGATGTTTTAGAACTTCCCATTAGCGAAGCGGTTGAGTTTTTTGAAAACATTCCAGCTATTCATCAAAAATTGACTACTTTAGACGCCGTTGGTCTAGGTTATATTAAATTAGGGCAACCTTCTACGACTTTATCAGGAGGGGAAGCTCAGCGTATAAAACTGGCTACAGAATTATCAAAGAAAGACACAGGAAAAACATTTTATATTTTGGATGAACCCTCTACAGGGTTACATTTCCAAGATATACAACTGTTATTGAATGTTTTAAATAAATTGGTAGATAATGGAAATACTGTACTAGTAATTGAACACAACCTAGACATCATAAAAGTTGCAGACCATATTATTGATGTGGGAATGGAAGGTGGAAAAAATGGAGGTGAGATACTTGCTGTCGGAACTCCTGAACAACTGGTAAAAAAGGAAGTGGGATACACTTCAAAATATTTAAAAGAAGAATTATAAATAAAAACGAAACAAAAATACGACAATAACGTAACAACGTCGTCTTGATAATATTTTAACCGAATTATGGAAAATAACGAAAAAAGAGATAGAGTAAAAGAAGCATTTAAGCAAAAGACATGGAATGAAATTAGAACCAATGATAGTTGGGCGGTTTTTAAAATCATGTCTGAATTTGTAGAGGGATATGAAAGATTAGGAAAGATAGGACCATGTGTTTCTATTTTTGGATCTGCAAGAACTAAACCAGGTACAAGATACTATGAACTAGCTGAAGAAATCGCCTACCAATTAACGCTTAATGACTATGGAGTAATTACTGGTGGAGGACCAGGTATCATGGAAGCTGGAAATAAAGGTGCTAAAAAAGGAAAAGGAATTTCAGTTGGACTGAACATTGACTTACCTTTTGAACAAGAAGGAAATCCATATATTGACCACGACAAATTAATTAACTTTGATTATTTCTTTGTCAGAAAAGTAATGTTTGTGAAATACGCTCAGGGATTCATCGTATTACCTGGAGGTTTTGGAACATTAGACGAACTATTTGAAGCCATCACATTAATTCAAACGACCAAAACTGGTAAATTCCCAATTATTCTTGTTGGAAAAGATTTCTGGAGTGGCCTTTTAAAATGGGTAAAAGAAGTGTTATTAGATCAAGAGAAAAACATTAGTCCTGAAGACATAGACTTAATGGTACTTGTAGATACTGCTGAAGAAGCTGTTGATGAAATTAATAAATTCTACAAAAAACACATGTTAACGCCTAACTTCTAGTAATGACGAATTTGGGCAAATACTTGCCAACCAATTAATTTTTAATATATTTACTATTGCTATCTGTCTTAATTTTATTGAAATAGGTAGCAATTTTTATAAAAAGTTAATCATTATGAGAATCTTTACATTAATCCTTTTATTTGTTCTTATCTTTCAGCAAGTACTTGCACAACACACAAGAAATGATGGAAGAATAGAGTTAGTAACATTAGGAGCTGGAACCGGCTTTTCTACTTTTATGGGAGACATTGGTATCCAAGGGGAGGTAAGCCCTCTAGCCAATATTAGATCTTTTCATTATGTCAATTTTGAAAGACGTTTTGGTAATATTTTGGGAGCTCAAATTGATGCGAGTTTTGGAAAGCTTTCGTATAATGAACATTCAAAAGATGTATTAAAAAATCGCAATTTTGAATCCAAAACACTTCAAGCTGGAATCAACCTCGTCTTACATTTTGACAATGATCTTTTGATAAAGCGTAAAACTCCTTTTGCTCCATATATTTCAGCTGGTTTTCACTATTTAAAATTTGATTCTTATACTGACTTAAAAGACAAGAATGGTGTTGCCTATCAATACTGGAGTGACGGAACAATTAATGATATTGTTGAAAATGACAAAGATGCGCCAAATGCAACTATTCTTTACAGGGATTATGTATATGAAACACAATTAACAGACTCTACGACAAATTATGCTAGAAACAGCTTTGCTGTACCATTGACATTAGGTTTAAAATGGAAAATTACACCTCGCTTCCACGGTCGTTTTTTCGGGACCTACAACATCATATTTACAGATTGGGTTGACAATATTAAAGCCAATGACAATAATGATAAAAATATTAATGTAGGGTTTGGTTTACATTATGTTTTAAGAATGAAAAACAAAGAGCGAAGACATTTATATGATGATGTGGACTTTGTTGCTATTGCCAATTCAGATGCAGATGGAGATAAAGTTTCGGACGACATTGATAAATGTCAAAACACTCCAAAAGGGGTAGAAGTTGACGCTGTTGGTTGTCCTCTAGATAGAGATAAAGATGGTGTTCCAGATTATCTTGATGAAGAAGATAATACAGCTAAAGGAGCAATTGTTGATGAAAAGGGACGAACATTAACAGATGAAATTATTCAAGAAAGAAAGGAGGCTATGTTAGCTATGATTACCGAACGTAAATCTAGTTTTTCTGAAGATGCTTCTGCTGCAACATTAGACAAAATATTTGACGAAATTAAAAAGAAAAGAGGAACCCAAGGTCAAATACCACCTCACCTAGAAGAGGTAGACACTAACAAAGATGGTTTAATTTCACCTCAAGAGGTTTCTAATGCGATGGATGCTTTCTTTGAAGGTTCAAGTTCTCTATCTGTACATTCACTACATGACTTAATCGACTACTTCTTTGAACAATAAATCAATTATGAAATTAAAAACTTTATTTTTTTTATTACTTGTTATCCCCTCATTTTTTGCGCAAGAAAAAGACTTGCTCTCAATTGGAGCGGGAGTTGGTGTAGCAGGATATAACGGAGATTTAATAGGAAACTCTAACGAATCTATTTTATCCAATACCAAAACGTATTATAATTTTGGATTAGAAAGAAGGTTTGGAAAAATATTAGGAGTTGAATTAGCGGGATTATTAGGGAAACTCTCGTACAATGAAAACACATTAGACAGTATTTCCTATCGAAATTTTGAAGCAGATGTTCAACAGTTTGGGATTAACTTAATTTTCAATTTTGACAATGATGTCACCATGAAAAAACAATCTCCTTTTTCTCCCTATATAGCTGCAGGATTTCAACTTTTTAGCTTTAAATCTGCTGCTGACTTAGTAGATAAAGATGGGAACAATTATCATTATTGGGATGATGGCTCTATTAGAATTGTAGCACAGAATTCTCCAGACGCATCATATAACACTCCTATTACCAAAAGAGATTACGACTTTGAGACTCCATTAAGTGGTAATTATAACAATTATACATTTGCTATTCCTGCTACTTTAGGTTTAAAATGGAAAATTACCGAACGTTTTCAAGGAAGAATCTATGGGACTTATAACTTTTTGATGAGTGACTATATTGACAATGTAGCTGAAGATGATAAAAACGATAGTTTTTTTAATGGCGGTTTTTCACTTCACTATATTTTAAGAAAAGGAAAAACAAAAGAGGAAAAAAATAAAGACCTTTATAAAGATGTAGACTTTAAAAAGATTAATCGTTCAGATAGAGATAAAGATGGTGTACCAGATATTAAAGATGATTGTCAAGGAACTCCTTGGAATGCAAAAGTTGATAAAAAGGGTTGTCCTCTTGATGGGGATAAAGACGGAGTTCCTGATTATAAGGATCAACAATTAGATACTCCTGAGGGAATGAATGTTGACGAAATAGGACAAGCCATTACAGACTCTTTAATCCAAGCACGTATAGAAGAAAAAAATAGAATTGTTACTGAACGTAAAACTACTTTCTCAAAAGAAGCTAGTACTGAAACGTTAGACAATATCTTTGCCGATATTCAACAACGTTTAGCTCAGAGTAATATTTCTAGTAAAAAAATTGGTGAAAACATGCCTGAGAATTTAAAAACCGTTGATACCAATACTGATGGATTAATCTCCACTCAAGAAATGCAAGATGCATTTGATGGTTTCTTCGATGGTACGAATAGTTTTACTGTTAAAGACCTCCATAAGTTAGTAGATTATTTCTTTGAACAATAAATTAAAAAAATACCAGTCCATTGGACATTAACAAAAAATAACCTACCTTTATCAACATTTTTGTAAGATATTAACAAAACACACCCAAAAAGTTAATTATGTATAAATCACTATTTATATCCTTAAATATCGTAGGAATGCTTATGGTTCCTCTATTATATGTCGGAGATGTTTCTATTACCCAATCTGGGAGTTCACAAGTAGCAGCTGGAGATGAGATAGAAGTAACGATTGCTATTACCAAAGAAGGTGTAGCTGGTCCTGCAAGGTTAAAATTAGATTTAACTAATGCGCAAGGCATAGAAATAGAGGATATAGAAACTGAAGGAGCGTCATTTTCATTTAATGAGACTAGTGCTTTATTTATTTGGTATTCTATACAGCCAACTGATCAAATTACCTTAAAATATCGAGTAATTGCTGATGCCAGTGCTTCAGGGAGTAAGACCATAACAGGAAGCTTTTCATACTTGGATGAAGATGAGCGTAAAAAGAAAGATATTCAGCCCTTTAACTTTACGATTTCAGGAGATGGAGCTATAGCTAGTACAACAACTGAAGACCCTGTAGTTGATGAAAGTGGCGAGGAAACTGAAACTGTAGAAGCTGTAACGCCACCTGAAAGCA harbors:
- a CDS encoding undecaprenyl/decaprenyl-phosphate alpha-N-acetylglucosaminyl 1-phosphate transferase, with product MNMILLKFITNLGIRGKDQPIIRWSSVSKPAIGGLSFYVSFLLSTACFSIFFPSASLFHDIEALGVIGATAMAFLMGLADDAYNTKPWLKFFVQLICGILLIFSGDYIHFFEIELLNYALTILWIIGIMNSINMLDNMDGITGTVSIFILLICISFLAINGNYASFDFIVMLGVLSSLIAFLFYNWNPSKMFMGDTGSQFLGMFIAAMGIKYIWNSTTFDGDSESLQKIFTVLIAFILPIVDTTTVIINRLSRKQSPFIGGKDHTTHHLSYLGLSDSRVGFIFLGLSIISLIICIGIFKFIDTWRWYHSAILLVYFLIIFGFLFGFTQINKDKRK
- a CDS encoding lytic transglycosylase domain-containing protein, yielding MIYKLLIIFTFSIFSLFLLTNCEEKQAQEELPKIQENRLETEKKHNAPPHYEYRINAPKTPKDIHFCNEPVPVNQAFIYEKLDRELLVNMYWQSQTFLFIKRAQKWFPIIEPILKEHHIPDDFKYLALIESGLMNVTSPSGAKGFWQFMPSTAKGLNLEVNAYVDERYHVEKATIAACEYLNKAYQKFGSWTLAAASYNMGKAGLSNRLTQQKVKSYYDLLLNQETGRYVYRILAVKTILSNPIQYGFSLDQEDYYTLPDYQTITIDSSITNLVLFSKSFDMTYMELKALNPWLRDTNLPNKNGKTYAIKVLK
- the uvrA gene encoding excinuclease ABC subunit UvrA, producing MDNKFVVEEGNIEVVGARAHNLKNISIAIPRNQLVVITGLSGSGKSSLAFDTIFAEGQRRYMETFSAYARQFMGNLSRPDVDKITGLSPVISIEQKTVSKSPRSTVGTITEIYGFLRLLYARASTATSPTTGEEMIKYSEKEIQELINQKYLNEKIVVLAPLVKARKGHYRELFERLNKQGFLKVRANGAIQEITPGLKLDRYKTHDIEVIIDRIKVEKKANKRLNKAIEEALKKGKGELIIVHHDTNKEQHFSRFLMCPTSGFSLPEAEPNIFSFNSPHGACTKCNGIGEVTEIALDKIIPDEKLSVKKGGIAPLGKYRANHLFKQVEIILKNAGATLDTPIHKIPEKVLNTLLYGSDEIIKFLGDNGVNEIVSNFEGIINFVSRHKDETSSKQILRWAESFTNKTKCSTCNGSRLKESALLYKIDGKAIHELTQMDLSELAIWVKELPQKLTRQQNIIAKDIIKEINDRVGFLLEVGLDYLSLNLSAKTLSGGEAQRIRLATQIGSELTGVLYILDEPSIGLHQRDNTRLIQSLKNLRDGGNSVIVVEHDKEIMLESDYLIDIGPAAGVNGGHIVSQGKPDELKNEQSITSQYVSGTKGIAVPKKRRKGNGNSIEIKGATGHNLKNVTVKFPLEKFICVTGVSGSGKSSLVNGTLYPILSQHFYKSIKNPLPYKKVNGLEHIDKVIEIDQSPIGRTPRSNPATYTNVFGDIRALYANLPESKIRGYKPGRFSFNVKGGRCEECKGSGVKTIEMNFLPDVLVECDTCFGKRYNRETLEVRYKGKSINDVLELPISEAVEFFENIPAIHQKLTTLDAVGLGYIKLGQPSTTLSGGEAQRIKLATELSKKDTGKTFYILDEPSTGLHFQDIQLLLNVLNKLVDNGNTVLVIEHNLDIIKVADHIIDVGMEGGKNGGEILAVGTPEQLVKKEVGYTSKYLKEEL
- a CDS encoding TIGR00730 family Rossman fold protein, with the translated sequence MENNEKRDRVKEAFKQKTWNEIRTNDSWAVFKIMSEFVEGYERLGKIGPCVSIFGSARTKPGTRYYELAEEIAYQLTLNDYGVITGGGPGIMEAGNKGAKKGKGISVGLNIDLPFEQEGNPYIDHDKLINFDYFFVRKVMFVKYAQGFIVLPGGFGTLDELFEAITLIQTTKTGKFPIILVGKDFWSGLLKWVKEVLLDQEKNISPEDIDLMVLVDTAEEAVDEINKFYKKHMLTPNF